One stretch of Dyella jiangningensis DNA includes these proteins:
- a CDS encoding HAD family hydrolase, translating into MSKPVDTVIFDLGNVLIAWDPRRLYRQLIDDEERMEWFLREVCNSAWNEQQDAGRPWSEATALLRGRYPEHAELIDAYHRRWEETLVGPIDGTVALLAELKARGVRLLALTNWSQETFPIARQRYPFLQWFEGIVVSGEERLIKPDPRIYQCLLDRYAVDPARALYIDDSRRNVDAAEALGMQGWWFSEPDGLRTRLIELGLLVGEEVRHG; encoded by the coding sequence ATGAGCAAGCCTGTCGACACTGTTATTTTCGATCTCGGCAACGTGTTGATTGCCTGGGACCCGCGCCGCCTCTATCGACAATTGATCGATGATGAGGAACGCATGGAATGGTTCCTGCGCGAAGTCTGCAACAGCGCATGGAACGAGCAGCAGGACGCGGGTCGCCCATGGTCCGAGGCGACGGCCTTGCTGCGCGGTCGCTATCCCGAGCATGCGGAGCTGATCGACGCTTATCACCGGCGCTGGGAAGAAACCCTGGTCGGACCCATCGACGGAACCGTGGCATTGCTGGCCGAACTCAAGGCACGCGGTGTGCGTCTCCTGGCGCTCACCAACTGGTCACAGGAGACGTTTCCCATCGCCCGGCAGCGCTATCCGTTCCTGCAGTGGTTCGAAGGCATCGTGGTGTCGGGTGAAGAGCGACTGATCAAGCCCGATCCGCGCATCTACCAGTGTCTGCTCGATCGCTACGCGGTGGATCCGGCACGCGCGCTCTACATCGACGACTCCCGGCGCAACGTGGACGCCGCCGAGGCGCTGGGCATGCAGGGCTGGTGGTTCAGTGAGCCCGATGGCTTGCGTACGCGACTCATCGAACTTGGCCTGCTCGTCGGCGAAGAAGTGCGCCATGGCTAA
- a CDS encoding DeoR/GlpR family DNA-binding transcription regulator — MAKPAPDSGALPQERQQRILAKLRNDGRVVAAELAAIFDVSEDSIRRDLRELAAMGLCKRVYGGALLPTATPSPLKQRRSEHSARKQALARKAAELVRPGQTLLIDTGTTNVAIASVLPTGARLTVITNAPHIAQLLLDREGFDVLLIGGRVDASIGGTIGAQAVEQVRRVRADLCFPGACAIDAAHGLWGFDSEEALFKRAMIEASDETVVVATDDKLGAVATHQVAELSRVQHLVVEHSADRAARTAFTARGVAVHRADSA; from the coding sequence ATGGCTAAGCCCGCACCGGACAGCGGCGCGCTGCCCCAGGAGCGGCAGCAGCGCATCCTGGCGAAACTGCGTAACGACGGGCGCGTGGTGGCGGCGGAACTCGCTGCCATCTTCGACGTGTCGGAAGATTCCATTCGACGCGACCTGCGCGAACTGGCGGCGATGGGTTTATGCAAGCGTGTCTATGGCGGCGCGCTGCTGCCCACGGCCACGCCGTCGCCGCTCAAGCAGCGTCGAAGCGAGCATTCGGCGCGCAAGCAGGCATTGGCGCGCAAGGCGGCGGAGCTGGTGCGACCCGGCCAGACCCTGCTGATCGATACCGGCACCACCAACGTCGCGATTGCCTCGGTGTTGCCCACCGGGGCGCGGCTCACCGTCATCACCAATGCGCCGCATATCGCGCAGTTGCTGCTGGACCGGGAAGGCTTCGACGTGCTGCTGATCGGTGGTCGCGTCGATGCCAGCATCGGCGGCACCATCGGCGCGCAGGCAGTGGAGCAGGTGCGTCGCGTGCGTGCGGACCTGTGTTTTCCGGGCGCGTGCGCGATCGATGCGGCGCATGGCCTGTGGGGTTTCGACAGCGAAGAAGCGCTGTTCAAGCGCGCGATGATCGAAGCCAGCGACGAGACCGTGGTGGTCGCCACCGATGACAAGCTCGGCGCCGTCGCTACGCATCAGGTGGCGGAGCTGTCACGCGTGCAGCATCTGGTGGTGGAGCATTCGGCGGATCGGGCGGCGCGCACGGCGTTTACGGCGCGTGGCGTGGCGGTGCACCGGGCGGATTCGGCCTGA
- a CDS encoding DUF2147 domain-containing protein: MKSLLRAAVVAALLLGAGSVFAAESTPVGTWKTIDDETGKPKSIVKITDDAGELKATVVEVLQSDDGPHPICKNCDGERKDKPIEGMNIMWGVHKDGDVWDGGKILDPKTGKVYKVKLQPSADGSKLTVRGYIGFSLLGRSQEWQRQE, from the coding sequence ATGAAGTCATTGCTTCGCGCTGCCGTCGTTGCCGCCTTGCTGTTAGGCGCCGGGTCGGTGTTTGCGGCCGAGTCGACCCCGGTCGGTACCTGGAAGACCATCGACGATGAGACCGGCAAGCCCAAGTCCATCGTGAAAATCACGGACGACGCCGGCGAGCTCAAGGCGACCGTGGTGGAAGTGCTGCAGTCCGACGACGGCCCGCACCCCATCTGCAAGAACTGCGATGGCGAGCGCAAGGACAAGCCGATCGAAGGCATGAACATCATGTGGGGCGTCCATAAGGACGGCGACGTGTGGGACGGCGGCAAGATCCTCGACCCCAAGACCGGCAAGGTCTACAAGGTGAAGCTGCAGCCCAGCGCCGACGGCAGCAAGCTCACCGTGCGCGGCTATATCGGCTTCTCGCTGCTGGGCCGCAGCCAGGAGTGGCAGCGGCAGGAGTAA
- the apbC gene encoding iron-sulfur cluster carrier protein ApbC: protein MTQASEALVRQLLGELVDPHTGAPLADAVRAVGVDGDRVSVDIQLGYPANGAIAALTARVKEALEADPAIASAAVSIGTRIHSHKVQGTLAPQPGVKNVIVVASGKGGVGKSTVSANLALALQAEGAKVGVLDADIYGPSQPRMLGISGKPQSPDGKTIIPMEAHGLQAMSIGFLIDEETPMIWRGPMVTQAMMQLLNDSRWEQLDYLIIDLPPGTGDIQLTLAQKVPVSGAVIVTTPQDIALLDARKALKMFEKVEVPVLGVIENMATHVCSNCGHEEHIFGEGGGQRMADQYGVAYLGSLPLDIRIREQADGGTPTVVAMPDSDLAARYREIARNAAGRLSRQPRNKSLGLGKIMVQGTP, encoded by the coding sequence ATGACGCAGGCAAGCGAAGCCCTGGTACGCCAACTTCTCGGCGAGCTGGTCGACCCCCACACCGGTGCGCCGCTGGCGGACGCCGTACGCGCGGTCGGCGTGGACGGCGATCGTGTTTCCGTGGATATCCAACTGGGTTATCCCGCCAACGGGGCCATCGCCGCGCTGACGGCTCGCGTCAAAGAGGCCCTGGAGGCCGATCCGGCAATCGCCTCGGCCGCCGTCTCGATCGGCACGCGCATCCATTCGCACAAGGTGCAGGGCACGCTGGCCCCGCAGCCGGGCGTGAAGAACGTCATCGTGGTGGCCTCGGGCAAGGGCGGCGTGGGCAAGTCCACGGTGTCGGCCAACCTGGCGCTCGCGTTGCAGGCGGAAGGCGCCAAGGTGGGCGTGCTCGACGCCGACATCTACGGCCCCAGCCAGCCGCGCATGCTGGGCATCAGCGGCAAACCGCAATCGCCGGACGGCAAGACCATCATCCCGATGGAGGCCCATGGCCTGCAGGCGATGTCGATCGGTTTCCTGATCGATGAAGAGACGCCGATGATCTGGCGCGGCCCGATGGTCACCCAGGCCATGATGCAACTGCTCAACGACAGCCGCTGGGAGCAGCTCGATTACCTCATCATCGACCTGCCGCCGGGTACCGGCGACATCCAGCTCACGCTGGCGCAGAAGGTGCCCGTTTCCGGCGCGGTGATCGTCACCACGCCGCAGGACATCGCGCTGCTGGACGCACGCAAGGCGCTGAAGATGTTCGAGAAGGTCGAGGTGCCGGTGCTGGGCGTGATCGAGAACATGGCCACGCACGTGTGCTCGAACTGCGGCCACGAGGAACACATCTTCGGCGAAGGTGGCGGCCAGCGCATGGCCGACCAGTACGGCGTGGCCTATCTCGGCTCGCTACCGCTGGATATCCGCATCCGCGAACAGGCTGACGGCGGTACGCCGACCGTGGTGGCGATGCCGGATTCGGATCTCGCCGCTCGCTACCGCGAGATCGCCCGCAACGCCGCCGGCCGGCTTTCGCGCCAGCCGCGCAACAAGTCGCTGGGCCTGGGCAAGATCATGGTGCAAGGCACGCCGTGA
- a CDS encoding NADPH-dependent FMN reductase: MLCLSGSLRRRSGNTALLHAAARLAPAGLHLSVYDGLASLPLFNPDDEMEALPAGAAALRQLVGDSDALLIACPEYAHGVPGPFKNLLDWLVGSLEFPGKPVVLWNASARGSHHAQDALREILRTMSARLLASPSVTIPLPGAGCEEGDVLADPSQVALVRGSLDALACELARATGG; encoded by the coding sequence GTGCTGTGCCTGTCCGGCAGCCTGCGTCGCCGCTCCGGCAACACGGCGTTGCTGCATGCCGCAGCGCGACTCGCGCCTGCGGGACTTCACCTGAGCGTCTACGACGGACTGGCGAGCCTGCCGCTGTTCAACCCCGACGATGAAATGGAGGCGCTGCCAGCCGGCGCCGCCGCCCTGCGACAGCTCGTCGGCGACAGCGATGCCCTGCTGATCGCCTGCCCGGAATACGCTCACGGCGTCCCCGGTCCCTTCAAGAACCTGCTGGACTGGCTGGTAGGCAGCCTGGAGTTTCCAGGCAAGCCGGTGGTGCTCTGGAACGCCTCGGCGCGCGGTTCGCACCATGCGCAGGACGCCCTGCGTGAAATCCTGCGCACCATGTCCGCCCGCCTGCTGGCGTCGCCATCGGTGACGATTCCCTTGCCGGGCGCGGGCTGCGAGGAGGGCGACGTGCTCGCCGACCCGTCGCAGGTCGCGCTGGTACGCGGTTCCCTCGACGCGCTGGCCTGCGAACTGGCGCGGGCGACTGGCGGGTGA
- the dcd gene encoding dCTP deaminase: protein MSIKSDKWIRRMAEQHGMIEPFEPGQIKTRDNARLVSYGTSSYGYDVRCAREFKIFTNINSTIVDPKAFDPTSFVDVEADVCIIPPNSFALARTVEYFRIPRNVLTICLGKSTYARCGIIVNVTPLEPEWEGHVTLEFSNTTPLPAKIYANEGVAQMLFLESDEECETSYKDRGGKYQGQQGVTLPRT from the coding sequence GTGAGCATCAAATCCGACAAGTGGATCCGCCGCATGGCCGAACAGCACGGCATGATCGAGCCGTTCGAGCCGGGCCAGATCAAGACGCGCGACAACGCCAGGCTGGTGTCGTACGGCACGTCGAGCTACGGCTACGACGTGCGCTGCGCACGCGAGTTCAAGATCTTCACCAACATCAACTCGACCATTGTCGATCCGAAGGCGTTCGATCCGACCAGCTTCGTCGATGTCGAAGCGGACGTGTGCATCATCCCGCCCAATTCCTTTGCGCTGGCGCGCACGGTCGAGTACTTCCGCATTCCGCGCAACGTGCTGACCATCTGCCTGGGCAAGAGCACCTACGCGCGCTGCGGCATCATCGTCAACGTGACCCCGCTCGAGCCCGAGTGGGAAGGCCACGTGACGCTGGAGTTCTCCAACACCACGCCGCTGCCCGCCAAGATCTACGCCAACGAGGGTGTCGCACAGATGCTGTTCCTCGAATCCGATGAGGAATGCGAGACCAGCTACAAGGACCGCGGCGGCAAGTACCAGGGCCAGCAGGGCGTGACCCTGCCGCGCACCTGA
- a CDS encoding HIT domain-containing protein: protein MSEFALDPRLANDTRPVASLALCDVLLMNDARFPWLVLVPRQSGLVEICDLPPAAQVALWQEVNLAAQALRTLSPFDKLNLGALGNVVRQLHVHVVGRREGDAAWPGPVWGSGRAEPYEQNALAAVTEKLRAALAR from the coding sequence ATGAGCGAATTCGCGCTGGATCCGCGCCTGGCCAACGACACGCGGCCCGTCGCATCGCTCGCCCTGTGCGACGTGCTGCTGATGAACGACGCACGCTTTCCCTGGCTGGTGCTCGTGCCTCGCCAGAGCGGCCTTGTCGAAATCTGCGATCTTCCTCCCGCGGCACAGGTCGCGTTGTGGCAGGAAGTGAATCTCGCCGCGCAGGCGCTGCGCACGCTGTCGCCCTTCGACAAGCTCAACCTCGGTGCGCTCGGCAACGTCGTGCGGCAGCTGCATGTGCATGTCGTCGGCCGCCGCGAAGGCGATGCCGCATGGCCGGGACCGGTATGGGGCAGCGGACGAGCGGAGCCGTACGAGCAAAATGCGCTGGCAGCGGTGACGGAAAAGCTGCGCGCGGCGTTGGCGCGCTGA
- a CDS encoding dienelactone hydrolase family protein codes for MGQNINLNTTRMQCIGAYLAKPPGKSKGGIVVIQEIFGVNEHIRHVADRFAQEGYTAIAPCFFDHLESGVELGYSEEGYARGKALVTELGLDRAVEDVASAAEAISSAGRIGTVGYCWGGTVAMLAAMRLGLPSVSYYGARNVPFLGEKPRAPVMFHFGEKDKSIPAEMVQKHRDMLPQMEVFTYPADHAFNRNVGPQYDEASAKLAYARTLGFFDKHLAQGA; via the coding sequence ATGGGCCAGAACATCAACCTCAACACCACCCGCATGCAGTGCATCGGCGCCTACCTCGCCAAACCGCCGGGCAAGTCCAAGGGCGGCATCGTGGTGATCCAGGAGATCTTCGGCGTCAACGAACACATCCGCCACGTGGCCGATAGGTTCGCCCAGGAAGGCTATACGGCCATCGCGCCCTGCTTCTTCGATCACCTGGAGAGCGGCGTGGAACTGGGCTACAGCGAGGAAGGCTATGCGCGCGGCAAGGCGCTGGTGACCGAACTCGGCCTGGACCGCGCCGTGGAAGACGTTGCAAGCGCCGCCGAAGCCATCTCATCCGCAGGACGCATCGGCACGGTCGGCTACTGCTGGGGCGGCACGGTGGCGATGCTCGCGGCCATGCGCCTGGGTCTGCCATCGGTGAGCTACTACGGCGCGCGCAATGTGCCGTTCCTCGGCGAAAAGCCCAGGGCGCCGGTGATGTTCCACTTCGGCGAGAAGGACAAGAGCATTCCGGCGGAGATGGTGCAGAAGCACCGCGACATGCTTCCGCAGATGGAAGTATTCACCTACCCCGCCGACCACGCCTTCAATCGCAACGTGGGACCGCAATACGACGAAGCCAGCGCAAAGCTGGCCTATGCGCGCACGCTCGGCTTCTTCGACAAGCATCTGGCGCAAGGCGCATGA
- the rimO gene encoding 30S ribosomal protein S12 methylthiotransferase RimO: protein MSQASPKVGFVSLGCPKALVDSERILTQLKVEGYEIVPSYGAADAVVVNTCGFIDAAVQESLDAIGEALHENGKVIVTGCLGKRSELIREAYPDVLAITGPQDYASVMTAVHSALPPQRNPLLDIIPDTGIKLTPKHYAYLKISEGCNHRCSFCIIPSMRGDLVSRPVDEVLVEAERLVKGGVKELLVISQDTSAYGVDVKYAERQWREKSYRTRMTELCEGLSELGVWTRLHYVYPYPHVDEVMPLMAEGKILPYLDIPFQHASPRILKLMKRPGNIDKTLERIRNWRKVVPDLTIRSTFIVGFPGETDAEFEELLDFLREAELDRVGAFAYSPVDGAKANELPGAVSEELKEDRLEQFMAVQAEISAAKLQRKIGRTLKVLVDEAGANGAVARSASDAPEIDGVVHIANGQLLKPGQFVDVVVEDADEHDLHARLAG, encoded by the coding sequence ATGTCGCAGGCCTCGCCCAAAGTCGGTTTCGTCAGCCTCGGTTGCCCCAAGGCGCTGGTCGATTCCGAACGTATCCTCACCCAGCTGAAGGTCGAGGGTTACGAGATCGTGCCCAGCTACGGCGCGGCCGACGCCGTGGTCGTCAACACCTGCGGCTTCATCGATGCGGCCGTGCAGGAATCGCTGGATGCGATCGGCGAAGCGCTGCACGAGAACGGCAAGGTGATCGTCACCGGCTGCCTGGGCAAGCGCTCGGAGCTGATCCGCGAGGCGTATCCCGATGTGCTCGCGATCACCGGTCCGCAGGACTACGCCAGCGTGATGACCGCCGTGCATTCGGCGCTGCCACCGCAGCGCAATCCGCTGCTGGACATCATCCCGGACACCGGCATCAAGCTGACGCCGAAGCATTACGCGTATCTCAAGATTTCCGAAGGCTGCAACCACCGCTGCAGCTTCTGCATCATCCCGTCGATGCGCGGCGACCTCGTCTCGCGTCCGGTCGATGAAGTGCTGGTGGAAGCCGAGCGCCTGGTGAAGGGCGGCGTAAAGGAACTGCTGGTGATCTCGCAGGACACCAGCGCCTACGGCGTGGATGTGAAGTACGCCGAGCGCCAGTGGCGCGAGAAGAGCTACCGCACGCGCATGACCGAGCTGTGCGAAGGCCTCTCCGAACTCGGCGTGTGGACGCGCCTGCATTACGTCTACCCGTATCCGCACGTGGACGAAGTGATGCCATTGATGGCGGAGGGCAAGATCCTTCCGTACCTCGACATCCCGTTCCAGCACGCCAGCCCGCGCATCCTCAAGCTGATGAAGCGCCCCGGCAACATCGACAAGACGCTGGAGCGCATCCGCAACTGGCGCAAGGTGGTGCCCGACCTCACCATCCGCAGCACCTTCATCGTCGGCTTCCCCGGCGAGACGGATGCGGAGTTCGAAGAGCTGCTCGATTTCCTGCGCGAGGCGGAGCTCGATCGCGTCGGTGCGTTCGCCTACTCGCCGGTGGACGGCGCCAAGGCCAACGAGCTGCCGGGTGCGGTGTCCGAAGAGCTGAAGGAAGATCGCCTCGAACAGTTCATGGCCGTGCAGGCGGAAATCTCCGCCGCCAAGCTGCAGCGCAAGATCGGCCGCACGCTGAAGGTGCTGGTCGATGAGGCGGGCGCGAACGGTGCCGTTGCGCGTTCCGCGTCCGATGCGCCGGAAATCGATGGCGTCGTGCATATCGCCAACGGGCAGCTGCTGAAGCCGGGCCAGTTCGTCGATGTCGTGGTGGAGGACGCCGACGAACACGATCTGCACGCTCGTCTCGCGGGCTGA
- a CDS encoding DUF3025 domain-containing protein — protein sequence MRYLAPARGTIVPEVFLRPPLSEWQAHASWLRGDAWPGIDALNAARPATMRERFVAQTPALLHDGLHYEQRIAEHGDIATRDANWHDLFNAMVWLRYPDIKRALNLQQVIDIGRMGSKQRSRAQYAMTHFDEAGVIVALRDHRLLDAWDAHDWHELFWRERSAWQDGRITIDLFGHALLEHALTPGKLLVGKALVFFADDMQDSAVSACAEGVRHGRLLRDPLDLRPLPLSGIPGWRPENGQENFHRNAPCYQPRREGRRYPMPLAI from the coding sequence ATGCGTTATCTGGCGCCCGCCCGCGGCACGATCGTTCCCGAGGTATTCCTTCGCCCGCCGTTGAGCGAATGGCAGGCGCATGCATCGTGGTTGCGCGGAGACGCGTGGCCGGGCATCGATGCCTTGAATGCGGCGCGACCAGCGACGATGCGCGAGCGTTTCGTCGCGCAGACGCCGGCCTTGCTCCATGACGGCCTGCACTACGAACAGCGCATCGCCGAACACGGCGACATCGCCACGCGTGATGCCAACTGGCACGACCTGTTCAATGCGATGGTCTGGTTGCGCTACCCGGACATCAAGCGTGCGCTCAACCTGCAGCAGGTGATCGACATCGGGCGCATGGGCAGCAAGCAGCGTTCGCGCGCGCAATATGCGATGACGCATTTCGACGAGGCGGGCGTCATCGTCGCGTTGCGCGACCATCGCCTGCTGGATGCATGGGACGCGCACGACTGGCACGAATTGTTCTGGCGTGAGCGTTCGGCCTGGCAGGATGGCCGCATCACCATCGATCTCTTCGGCCATGCCTTGCTGGAGCACGCGCTGACGCCCGGCAAGCTGTTGGTGGGCAAGGCACTCGTGTTCTTCGCGGACGACATGCAGGACAGCGCTGTCAGCGCATGTGCGGAAGGCGTTAGGCACGGCCGGTTATTGCGCGATCCACTCGACCTGAGGCCGCTGCCGCTATCGGGTATCCCTGGCTGGCGCCCGGAAAACGGCCAGGAGAACTTCCATCGAAATGCGCCCTGCTATCAGCCGCGCCGCGAAGGGCGGCGCTATCCCATGCCCCTGGCGATCTGA
- the phnD gene encoding phosphate/phosphite/phosphonate ABC transporter substrate-binding protein produces MEKAGQTRFGERLRQLFAAVMLLCLAVCAHPSRADDAVGMKQPAAAIHFGILPIGSASESREQWQPLLDDLEKKLGHSVDIVSVSSYAGLSGAIADKRVDIAFLSGRLATEAVQRQHMRVVAQFVRSDGAKGNVAMLIVRADSPIHDLKDLFSKPGHWRYGRGEPLSVTGYVAPEAQVFASRGLNSDTFFASVRVANHQNNALAVANGEVDVATCNNPDLDLFRQNFPNEASQIRVIWRSSLIPSGVLVVREGMAEPLRTQLIAFMRDYGHAPGAAGERERANLARIPDLAGFDAADESVLRPFVDMEFQLIREQARHGRWVSEQARNARLKQIDADYQVAMRQLLRH; encoded by the coding sequence ATGGAAAAGGCCGGTCAGACGCGCTTTGGGGAGAGACTGCGGCAGCTGTTTGCCGCCGTCATGCTGCTCTGTCTGGCGGTTTGCGCCCATCCTTCCCGGGCCGACGATGCGGTCGGGATGAAGCAGCCCGCAGCCGCGATCCATTTCGGCATCCTGCCGATCGGCAGCGCCTCGGAATCGCGAGAGCAATGGCAGCCGTTGCTGGACGACCTGGAAAAGAAGCTGGGGCATTCGGTGGATATCGTGTCCGTCAGCAGCTACGCCGGCCTGTCGGGCGCCATTGCCGACAAACGCGTGGACATCGCCTTCCTGTCGGGACGTCTCGCCACCGAAGCCGTGCAGCGCCAGCACATGCGGGTGGTCGCGCAGTTCGTGCGCAGCGATGGCGCCAAGGGCAACGTGGCCATGCTGATCGTGCGTGCCGACAGCCCCATCCATGACCTGAAGGACTTGTTCTCCAAGCCCGGTCATTGGCGTTACGGACGCGGCGAACCGCTGTCGGTGACCGGCTATGTCGCGCCGGAGGCCCAGGTGTTCGCGTCGCGCGGGCTCAATTCGGATACGTTCTTCGCCAGCGTGCGCGTCGCCAACCACCAGAACAATGCGTTGGCCGTGGCCAATGGCGAAGTCGACGTCGCCACCTGCAACAATCCCGATCTCGACCTGTTCCGCCAGAATTTTCCCAACGAGGCATCGCAGATCCGCGTGATCTGGCGATCGAGCCTGATCCCTTCGGGCGTGCTGGTAGTGCGCGAGGGTATGGCCGAACCGTTGCGCACGCAGCTGATCGCCTTCATGCGCGACTACGGCCACGCTCCTGGCGCGGCCGGGGAGCGCGAGCGGGCCAACCTCGCGCGCATCCCGGACCTCGCCGGTTTCGACGCGGCCGACGAAAGCGTGCTGCGGCCCTTCGTCGACATGGAGTTCCAGCTGATCAGGGAGCAGGCGCGACATGGCCGCTGGGTCAGCGAGCAGGCCCGCAACGCGCGCCTGAAGCAGATCGATGCGGACTACCAGGTGGCGATGCGCCAGCTGCTTCGGCACTGA
- the greB gene encoding transcription elongation factor GreB, translated as MSRWRPPAPHSTAIITREGFEKLKAELDHLWHTLRPEVVKALAAAAAEGDRSENAEYTYRKKQLGEIDRRVRYLSKRIPSLKVAEGAPADREVVFFGATIELENVESGESVVYRIVGPDETDARLGWISVDSPLARAVLKKRLDDEFEAELPGGQVRFAIVAVNY; from the coding sequence ATGAGCCGCTGGCGACCGCCTGCCCCCCATTCCACCGCCATCATCACCCGCGAGGGTTTCGAGAAGCTCAAGGCCGAACTCGACCATCTCTGGCACACCTTGCGACCGGAAGTGGTGAAGGCACTGGCCGCCGCGGCGGCCGAGGGCGACCGCTCGGAAAACGCGGAATACACCTATCGCAAGAAGCAGCTCGGCGAGATCGACCGGCGCGTCCGTTACCTGAGCAAGCGCATTCCTTCGCTGAAAGTGGCCGAGGGAGCGCCCGCGGATCGCGAGGTGGTGTTCTTCGGCGCCACCATCGAGCTGGAGAACGTCGAGTCCGGCGAGAGCGTCGTCTACCGCATCGTCGGGCCCGACGAAACAGACGCACGCCTGGGATGGATCAGCGTCGACTCACCGCTCGCGCGGGCCGTGCTGAAGAAGCGCCTCGACGACGAATTCGAGGCGGAACTGCCCGGCGGACAGGTGCGCTTCGCGATCGTGGCCGTGAACTACTGA
- a CDS encoding tetratricopeptide repeat protein yields MPRIATVSADTPFSERFTTGLSYPLRGGGLATCVVLAFAHYLAILPSYIGVFAAFALWGATWRYAATCLLHTANGFADPPDIGIDENPAAGNGLTAIHLFAVALCFVSSVFYPPAMWPLVLLFALTLPAIDMSLAFDGSMELAMSPVNWWEVMRRFGWAYLIPVGLNLATGVLIVLASVATAFLPRLISLPLFAFAYTYLIILNLHLMGAMIHQRHESFDIEPEAEKLVREAGYDDDAHLLEQVKAVATTDRRAAIGMLVTRMQGRSAPAPLHQAYRDLLRQEGLREGLLEHGQIWIAMLLANNESRRTLGLVQECMEIEPAFMPDAPEHASTLAELAARSGMTRLALKLGRGYLSHWPRSPDAPRMGLLAARLLGEELDQRAEAVVLLGKLAAAWPDHPLRKDIDTLAQRLQESQPRPA; encoded by the coding sequence ATGCCTCGCATCGCCACCGTTTCGGCCGATACGCCCTTCAGCGAGCGCTTCACTACGGGCTTGAGCTATCCGCTGCGCGGAGGCGGCCTTGCCACCTGCGTCGTGCTCGCCTTCGCCCATTACCTGGCGATCCTCCCGAGCTATATCGGCGTCTTTGCCGCGTTCGCGCTGTGGGGCGCCACCTGGCGCTACGCAGCCACCTGCCTGCTGCACACCGCCAACGGATTTGCCGATCCGCCGGACATCGGCATCGACGAGAACCCAGCCGCCGGCAATGGCCTGACCGCCATCCATCTGTTCGCCGTGGCGCTCTGCTTCGTGAGCAGCGTGTTCTATCCGCCGGCGATGTGGCCGCTCGTGCTGCTGTTTGCGCTCACCCTGCCCGCCATCGACATGTCCCTCGCCTTCGACGGCAGCATGGAGCTGGCCATGAGTCCGGTGAACTGGTGGGAGGTCATGCGCCGTTTCGGCTGGGCCTACCTGATTCCGGTGGGGCTCAATCTCGCCACCGGTGTACTGATCGTGCTCGCCTCGGTGGCGACCGCGTTCCTGCCCAGGCTGATCTCCCTGCCGCTGTTTGCCTTCGCCTATACCTACCTGATCATCCTCAACCTGCATCTGATGGGCGCGATGATCCACCAGCGCCACGAGAGCTTCGACATCGAGCCCGAGGCAGAAAAGCTGGTGCGCGAAGCCGGCTATGACGATGACGCGCATCTGCTGGAACAGGTGAAAGCCGTCGCCACCACCGACCGCCGCGCCGCCATCGGCATGCTGGTGACACGCATGCAGGGTCGCAGCGCGCCCGCGCCGCTGCATCAGGCCTATCGCGATCTGCTGAGGCAGGAAGGCCTGCGCGAGGGGTTGCTCGAGCACGGGCAGATCTGGATCGCGATGCTGCTGGCGAACAACGAATCGCGACGCACGCTGGGCCTGGTGCAGGAATGCATGGAGATCGAACCGGCCTTCATGCCCGATGCGCCCGAGCACGCGAGCACGCTCGCCGAACTCGCCGCGCGCTCGGGCATGACGCGACTGGCCCTCAAGCTTGGTCGTGGCTACCTCTCGCATTGGCCACGCTCGCCGGACGCGCCGCGCATGGGCCTGCTGGCCGCACGCCTGCTCGGCGAGGAGCTGGACCAACGCGCGGAAGCGGTCGTGCTGCTGGGCAAGCTCGCCGCCGCGTGGCCGGACCATCCACTGCGCAAGGACATCGACACGCTCGCGCAGCGCCTGCAGGAATCGCAACCCCGGCCAGCCTGA